In the Deltaproteobacteria bacterium genome, AAGCTCAACGCCCTCGATGGGCCGATGTTCGAGGGGCTGATCGAGGCGGGCGAGAAGCTCCTCGCCGAGAAGAGCCTGCGCGCCGTGGTGCTCCACGGCGAGGGCCGCGCCTTCTGCGCCGGCCTCGACTTCGCCTCGGTGATGGCCTCCCCCGATCTGATCCCGAGGCTGCTGGGGCGCGACGAGAAGAGCCCGGCCAACCTCGTGCAGCGGATCGCCTGGATCTGGCAGGAGCTGCCGGTGCCGGTCATCGCCGCCGTCCACGGGGTCTGCTTCGGCGGCGGCCTGCAGATCGCCCTGGGCGCCGACCTGCGCTACGTCGCCGCCGACGCCGAGCTCTCGGTGATGGAGATCAAGTGGGGCCTCATCCCCGACATGAGCATCAGCGTGACCCTTCCGCGCCTGGTGCCGCTGGACGTCGCCAAGGAGCTGACCTTCACCGGCCGCAAGGTGCCGGGCAGCGAGGCCGTGCAGCTCGGCCTGGCCACCCGTGTCTGCGAGGATCCGCTGGCCGAGGCCCTCGAGACCGCGCGGCTCATCGCCAGCAAGTCCCCTCACGCCATCCGCGCGGGCAAGAGGCTCCTGAACGAGGCGCCCGCGATGTCGGTGGCCGACGCCCTCGTGCTGGAGACCGAGCTCCAGATGACCCTGCTGGGCAGCCCGAACCAGATGGAGGCCATCCAGGCCAACATGATGAAGCGGGATCCGGAGTTCGCGGACCCGGAGTAGCGCGCGCTACTCGTGGTGGCAGTGGACCATGACGGGCATCCCGTCCCGGAACTGCCACCACACGTCGCCCGTCGAGCTCATGCCCGCGTCGCTGACGCCCTCCACCGCCTTCAGCGCCTCCACCAGCGCCTCGCCGCAGTCATGGGCGTCGATCGCCGCCCGGGTGCGTTCGAAGACGGCCGTGCGCTCGGCCGGGGTCATCCGGTTCGCGAGCTCCTCGGCGGTGGGCGCCCGCAGGGTCACCGCCTCCGACAAGGCGCTCGTGCCGTCGGGCCAGGTGGCGCGCGTGGCGAAGCGGGCCTCGCCCCCGCTCTTCAGCGTCAAGGGCAGCTTCGTGACGCAGGGCTCCGGGTCGTCGTCGGGTGGCTCGGCTCCCTCGAAGCAGGTCTTCAGGGCGCGCGGCTTTCCACCCTTCGCGTCCACCCGCACCAGCTCGAGCTTCACCGGCCGCGGGTAGAGGGTCCGCACCAGCTTCCGGTAGGTCACGCTGACCTCGCTCCTCTTCCCGGCGCTCAGCTCGTAGGGCTCCACCGAGGGCGTGCGCGCGTCGATCGTTCCCCACCACAACGTCCGGTCGAAGTGGGTCGCCGGATCGGCCGAGGGGAGACAGGTGACCTGGAGGGTGAGCCGCTTCTCCTGGGGTGGCACCTTCACCGCCGGGTCCTCGCAGAAGAGCTCGAGAACGACGACCTCGGACTCCACCGGGCCCGACTCCCGGTCGCCGGTGCAGGCGGCCCGCACCGCCTCGTGACTCCAGAGGTAGAGCTCGACCTCGGTCTGTCCTCCGTGGAGCTTGCGGTCGCGCAGGTCGATGCGCTGCGCGCGCTTGCTCGGCCCCGCCTTCGTGCTCACGACGATCGCCGCCGCGCGCGAGGCGTTGCCGCAGGACCAGTCGAGCCGGGGCCTGGCCGTGAGCCACTTCTCGGTGCGGCCCATCCCCCCCGGTCCAGCACCGACCTTCGGCCACCCCACGACCGCCGCCGCGCCCGTACCCGCCACCTCGACCGAGGGCAGCGCCCCCGAGGCCGCCAGGTCCAGCCGCTTCTCCAGCGCGCGCGCGGGAAGGACCAGCCCGACCACGACCCCCAGGAAGAGCAACCACCCGATCCGCCCCGACCCGACCCCGATGCCTCGCATCGGAACAGCATAGCCGGGATCGACCACTGCCGGCGGTGGCGCACTCCGAGGCGCCCGAAGGAGGTATCGTGGCGGGGAAAGGGAGGCGGACGATGGTGAGTCGATGGATCGCCCTGGCCGGGCTGATGCTGGTGGCGCT is a window encoding:
- a CDS encoding crotonase/enoyl-CoA hydratase family protein, encoding MTDRVQLTLEDHVATVRLSRPDKLNALDGPMFEGLIEAGEKLLAEKSLRAVVLHGEGRAFCAGLDFASVMASPDLIPRLLGRDEKSPANLVQRIAWIWQELPVPVIAAVHGVCFGGGLQIALGADLRYVAADAELSVMEIKWGLIPDMSISVTLPRLVPLDVAKELTFTGRKVPGSEAVQLGLATRVCEDPLAEALETARLIASKSPHAIRAGKRLLNEAPAMSVADALVLETELQMTLLGSPNQMEAIQANMMKRDPEFADPE